The Rhipicephalus sanguineus isolate Rsan-2018 chromosome 4, BIME_Rsan_1.4, whole genome shotgun sequence DNA window GGTTCCGGAGTAATTTGTCGTAAGAGCGTAATTTATTTTCTATATTGCTTGGCTACGATTATGGGTTTTGTCGCGTTTTGTGAATTATGAATGACACACGTAATAAAGACGTTTCCAGCCAATCAAAAGCAGTTGCAACCTCTCATGCGGGCGAAAAGCTTGTGTGCGAGTTCAAACGCGAACATGGGAATGTTCTACGTAACATCCCTAAGCCTCACTCAGAGAAAACAATTTCTCCATACACTTCGATGGTGGACTGAATCTATGATATTTTAGGCCAGTCAACACACTTCATGTACGTGTCCTACAAGGCCCAGAAGGGCCGTGGTAGGGGCTAGTTGGCTGTACATATTTGACACTTGCGACTCGCTGTTTAAACACGAAGACGTACGAAAAACAACAGGTAGTACAcacacgagcgcgaactaacaactcaaCTAACAACGTGTCCTACAGTTTTCTAGAATCCCGTACAACCTCTGGAGCCGCCGTGTCGTGCGAGAGGATCAAATGTTAACTAAATGTTACTAATGATCCTGCCAAGTGCCTTATATCTGTGACCATAGGAGTGCGCGGGGTTCTACATTAGGAGGTGGGGGGCGAGGCAAGGTATCTTCCGCTTGGTTGAGTGCGAAAGAAATCGAGTCCCGATAAATGAAAATGAACCGATGGAGTGCTTCTCAGGACGGACTGCCTTTGGTCCACGGCTTTCCAGGGGCAAATGTGGGAATAGaacgcaacatcaggggtccttggcCGACATTTTCGGCAAAAGCCTGAATGGCCTTAGCCTTGCACGTTATACAAAGACGGGAGTCCACCTGAGTAAAGACATGGAACAGACTTAACGGCCCTCTCAGAGGGCTATGGGGAGGACAAGGAGCATAACAAGGGCTCCGACGATTTGGTATTTAGAATTACCACACTCCAGAACGAATGCTTATTTTATTTCTGCCGCCTGTCTAaaatgttctttctttcattccttctttctctctctctatatatataagTAATACGTTGCTCAAGATAGCGCAGTTAGATACCCTTAAACATGCCTACACATGCCTCATTGAGCTATTAATTATTATGTGAGTACTTATGGAGTTACAAAATATCATAAGATTGCCTAACTAAACCTCAGTAACAAAAAAATACTAGCGCCTACTCCAGTTTAACGCGAACAATATGTACTAGGTTTGCTTCCCACAGCGCCGTTCACTATCTTAAAATGTTGGTGCTGTGTAACTGGCACACTATGTACATGAGTGATGATGGACAGGCGTTTAAACCTAGACATATATGGTGATACGCTAGACAAACACTGCGAAAACTGTACAACGTCACAAAAATTACACCTTTTGACGATTGACATATGCGCGGAGTAAATACGACTGCGCAATCACGAAACACATCTTGCACATATTGTGCCCTATTCGATGGGAGGCTAACCTGGGCCACCAAGTCATTTGTTCAGAACTGCGGAATAATGTTATCATCCGTATTCTGCTCCCATAATACactttataataatatctggatttttacgttccaaaaccacgatatgattacgagggaagccgtagtggagggctctgggaatttggaccacctggtgttctttaacgtgtacctaaattgatgtacacgggcctctagcattccgcctccatcgaaatgcgaccgccgcggccgggatcgaacccgcgaccttcgggtcagcagccgagcaccgaaaccacggtgctcggctgctgacccgaatctGAGGCGGACCATAATACACTCTCGATGGCCTACTGTCTTGACCTTAATTATATTGTACAAACATAATATGTATATATGTCACGTTCATCCCTCTATCATCACCAGACCAGTGACGatgtattagccccgagaagttggggtgtcgccacctggcgggaggcgtggatgacgtcacggcaaggactcttcgacgcccgccgtgacgcgccggcatatcgcgcgcttgcttcgttcgctgttccgctgtttacgttcgcctttttcctgtctcaagcttcagatgaatgacgaaaacagcatcgataatgttcctattaaaacgacaaaaagttatatgcattttttcttcacagtccccaacggtgtccgtgcgccgtcgtgcacactttgaaaggggtgatcaggtttgtcgtTGTGTCGTGCTGCTAACTTCCGGGATGGGTTTGATTACCGaacacagcagccgcattccgacgggtgtgaaaagcaacattcctctgcttagatacaggagcacgttaaagaattcgaggcggtcaaaactaatctgcagcgtgtctcacactcatgtcgtggtcttgacacgcaagacattattaggttgcgttgttcacgggcgatcctttaaaaaatatcatggcttcgcctccacaagtgtcatttgcatcggacgcatccgggATCGgtggacagcgttcttgccggcgTGTCAAGCGCCGCGCACGATTATGAAAGcgattgagcttcgcaaaatatctcgaaagcgctcgcccgagaataccgccgcagttgttgtgtttgtttttcttgtgtactcgctcactcatcatgttgtttagtttcacgtttttctcccAATAATTccgggcttcatttcacaacataaaaatgTTGAGGTTAATTgtggaaactccttattgctgtcagattgtgtattcatgcagcatcgtagcaaaggcgctgttacacttgtataagtactagtttagatagccagctcgtaaattaatgTTCTTTGTATTTGAGATACCCCTGGtcatcatcaacctttatgtggacatgacgttcGAGACCATTAATtcactcattaaggcgaaggacgtttaattaatacgtgggccacgtcactgagagtgccatcgaaacagttcaaaatgCTCATTtagactttcaggcgtttgttttgcaggcgattgctatcaacagtgctcccacgtgaatttaacattaccgcatgtgacccggcggttgatcggaccagcagtacagcaaatcagggtatacgtcCACATAATACCAAACGAgcgttgagaagaaatgttttcataatccaagtatactaataTAATTTgctgcggggctagttggtgcatagttaaagtataagacgatggcgcaaaaagggacaaggatgtatacgtctcttcttcctgtttcgtccttgtccctttttgcgccaccgtcttatagtTTAATCAAGTATaataacacctcagaatttccgaaaccattgtgtgtggcagtattattttgtttaatgttcCGGATGTAATTAAGTGATTGTTTATGATAGACAGATTtatctaaagtctcctgtagcacaaggcgcaattctgtcaaatcacctagataatctgcaaaggcagacataatTTGTGCGATAAAccacaatgtagttagtgaactgaaaacgtcctaatttaacttgtaatcttcgggacgcgtgttctaaccgtggagtctacgccaagttgtaatgaagtgcgaaccattagcgtaaattatgTAGCACCAATGTCTTGGAGTAcgccgtgaaaacaacgaatgtcttgctctcgtgcatcaccattttcacggtgaatctTCAGTTCGGACGGGAAtttgcccattataagctatattatccaaactttctcaGCTTACTAAACGTTCGCTATTAATTGAAATTTCCACCTTCTACAGTAGGAAATCTGCATCTCAAGAacgagcagtaatcaccaccggaTCGCGAATGAGCGGGCACGCGGCgagcgcagaaaaaggcgagccTCGGCTGTACCTCGGCCGcagagcaagcgagtccttgccgtgacgtcacatcgccgcgactgccgcgccgccagtgttcgttctcggggctaatagtacTCGTTGCTGAGTATGGAAGGCGTGGTGGGTTCGAATCCTGGAAGACGGTTGCGTTGTAGCGTCGTCCGAACGTGATCCGCCGCCGATGGAGTCGGTGAAGTGGCGGTTGATGGCCAGGGGTTAGAGGAGCGATACCGTGACTGCACGGGGGCTGCTCGCTCCAATGCCAGCCACTCAAGCCGGAATGTGTCCGACGGTTGTTTCGACTACATAACGATCGATGTAGTCTCAACTCATATCAGGCACAACCGGGGTCGTTGCAACCCTGCAGAAGTCGTCGCGTCGGCACTCGCTTCCCGGAGATGCCGTGCGTCGGGACCTACAGGGGGCCAGCCCCCACACCACTCCTGCTTTGCAACGAGAATATGTATGTTCAAGCGCACAGTTTTCAGTATGACCCATAAGTAGCTGTAAACACAGCCAGTTCCTACTACCAGTAACCTCGTTTGCGTGGATTCAAGGTCAGAGCAATAGCCCATCGGGGGTATATTATGGGAGCAGGACACGGATGACGACATTATTCCGCAGTCGAAGAGCACTTGATGTACAAATGACTCGGTGGCTTAGGTTGGCCTTCCATCAGTTAGGGCACAAAATGAGTAAGTTGTGTTCCGTGATTGCGCAGTCGTATCTACTCCACATCAAGCATTAACCGAAAGGTGTAATATTTCCTGCGTGGTACCATCTCCGCACTGTTTGTCTCGCGGATTACCATATATGCATAGGTTTCAAAGCCTGTCCTTCATCAATAATATACAGAGTGCCCCAACTATCGAACACAAACATTTTGCAATAGAGGATGACAAGTTCTGCTGATTGGACAAGTTGATGCATCATATAGCTTTGGCGCAACTCAGTATGAGCATGAAAGAAAGGGAGAGTTGGAAATTTAGCGCTCTTCCTGTcacctgtctttttctttccttccttatgTTACTTTCCTTCACGCTCATACTGAGGTGCGCTAAAGCTCTACAAGAAGTAAAATATGAGAAAGACGTTATGGGAAGCAAGGTTAGCACATACTGTTTCGCAGTAAAGTGTTGTAGGCGCTAGTATATTTTTGGTTACTGAGATTTAGTTAGGTAAACACAATCTATTTTGCAACCCCAGAAGTACTCACGTAATATACAATAGTTCGATAAGGCATATGTAGCCATGTTTAACTCTAACTGCTCTATACATCTAACTGCTCTATATTGGACAGCGTACTAAGTGAATTTTTTGGCTgtgtatagagagagaaagagaaaaaaagaagaataaataaataaataaataaataaataaataaataaataaataaagaaagaaagaaagaaagaaagaaagaaagaaagaaagaaagaaagaaagaaagaaagaaagaaagaaagaaagaaagaaagaaagaaagaaagttctaGTATGGCGACAGAGAGAAGGAAAAGCTTTCGTGTTGGGGTGCGGTGATTTCAAATCAGCAGGGCCCTCATTATTCTCATTATTATTCACCGTGAACCTCAGTTGAGAGGTTGCAGTACACGTGTCGGTGAAAGTGGCGGAGCGAATTCGTTCATGTTACCCGCAGACACCATACACGAACTCGTACGACTAATTAGACGTCTCGGTAAACGAGGATCACCGCTCCATGGTTGTAACACGCGGATTAAGCAATTCCTCCTCGAGGAAACGCTCCTGGTGAACAGTTTCAGTGAGAGTGGAAACGAACGTAGCAAGAAATTGTAGATCTCGTCCTACCTCGAAGCCCGGCGCAGAGTTCTGAGAAAAGACAGAGTCTGATTTACGTTCTTGGAGAGGAAAGTCCGGCAATACCCGCTCGTGAgtagcagaaagaaaaagagaaaagaaaaaaaaacccgtaGGTATTGACGTcatataataatacctggggctTTACGTgtaagaccacgatatgattatgcgtcacgccgtagcggagtgttacggaaatttcgaacatctggtatgctttaacgtgcactggcaacgacacgggactctagcatttcgcctccattgaaatgcgacggccgcctccgagagcgaacccgtgaccttcggatcagcagccgagcaccgtaagcactgtaCTGCAGAGGCGGTTTTGGAGTCGTATATAATCGAGAAACCTTCTTGAGGTAATGTCGAATATCGTAGCCAATCGCTGTATGACTATGGATTTGATTCCCTGGTCATGTGCCTGTGCAACGTAAGGAGCAGCAGAAAGAAAGGCGATCAAAGTTTCTGCGATCGTGTACACTTGCGAGGCATGATATCGTCGAACGAGCGGTTTtcactcagagagagagagagagagagaaagagaggaagatggaaagagagaaaaataagttTTATTTTTTGACCAGGCTTCTTTGGGCTCAAATCGAAGAACGCTCGTCAAACAAAAAtgtttatttccctttctttcaaTGAGCGCGAATCGCAAGCACTGCGCGACCATGGCGTTGATGAGTTATGCTCCCTTGCACAAGAGCCCAAACTCCGCAACAACCTCACATTGTCAGTGACCTGGTAGAGCATACACGCGGTATACTTTTTGTTTTTAATACATATTACGTCATTCACAAATGGACGTCTTTTCCGCACAAGGGAGCACGTTCGTAAAacaagaaaggagagagaagtgATAATGTTTGGTGCACTACGGGAGCTACCGCAATATGACAATGAATCAGAACATCGCTGGATGTACagtgggatggaaagaaacgcgagcagtgcggcatctacatgctttgctgtttcgcatttcgtTTCAAGCGGTTGTGGCCTGGATGGcaataaaaagccactagagtcatccatgatacaataaTTCAAGAACCAGTCTAGCATCTTTTCATTGacaccaaggtcagagcgtgacgaaaagagcgcgtcgcgctgttcgcgtttcttttcattccCTCTGTATATAGCCTATATTTCCTCAAAGAAGTGTGttgcaggcaggcgttgtgcccctctagatGGCAGTTGTCAGCCTTCTCTCGCCCTCTGTcatctgtgtccttgtgtatttgtgtataCAAACTAAATAATAATTCGCTGAACTGCACTGCACTTGCGCCGGCAGCATGATGTGGCCGAAAAGCGCGGAGTTGTGATAAGCAAAAGCTCATCGTGTTATGAAAACTGTACAGAATCCCAGCCGGACTTTCTGTATACTACCGTACTGGCATACTGTGCACATGTCTTTTatataaccctttcagtcacggtgtgtacaatcgtacacatcaacttcgaagtcgcatcacgcactgcgtgtttcttcaaatgacctgaaagttagtgtgcacattcgtacaggcttcctgagtggactaCTAGCACTTATTTAACCTCATTAAGCTGTAtgttgctgcagatgatcactttgctagagacactaccattttcgacgatcgttcgacgtgcgacgttccaggaccaacgtcaagagtatttttttcttcgctcgaaaagcatacagccaaaaaacaaactgtgcaggCATTTTGGGCGTAACAGATGATTCCTTTTGTGCAaagattgaagctgactgattgcagaaaaattagatatttaattccacgctaattagcattaattactgtaactctcacaaaacaacacattcctccattttatttcttggaatgtaatactgagtgccttgaaatcatgccatggaaatttgatgcatttgcagacagtgcatcataattcgtgactgaaagggataatgTATGCGGCGAGAGAGAGCTCCGCATATATTAGTGAGGAAAACGAGAGGGGAACTATGCACTAGCCAATCGACAACAATAATTTTATCTAACGGGTGATCGGCAGTTTTGTCAGCTTTGAAGGGTACAGAAAGAAATCATTCGGGGCACTTGTATTCACAGATGATAGTAATGTCGAGCGTGCACCCTGGCCAGACCTCCATGTCACATCATGCTAACACTATCAGCATCATAACCAAGAAGCCTTTACAAGGGCTTTATTCTTAAGAATGGTACAATAAATATAACATGAAAATGAGTGACGGGAGAAATTAAAATACGGATACAAGATGCGTGAAAGAAAATGTTTGACGAAGAGGCAGCTGTTCTGGCGGGGGATCCTGCAAGCAGCCTAGGAATGTGAAGCAGCTGTAGTAGCATTCTTAGCGAGCTTCACTCGATACATGCGCTCTTCGATGTCGTCGTACGGATCCGGTGAGGGTAGGGGTCCCTCAGTGACATCAACGACAGGACCATTGCGTGCCATGAGCGAGTCGGTGCTCACTGTGAAACCGGAGAAGGAAGTGAACGCCCTGTTCGGGACTGACGACTCGTGGATGGCTCCGTCCTCCAAGTATAGGTAGACGACGTCACCTTGGGACAGGTAGAGCACGGCCCCGCTGGAAATCCAGCTGAAACCATTGTTGCTGGCGAACGCGGTCACCATGGGAATGCGGTTTCTCCGCAGCGATATGCGGCACGATCCTT harbors:
- the LOC119391213 gene encoding complement C1q-like protein 3 translates to MGATSNAITFASRLLLPVLVVVGFFATQEASAMVGFTMTQATQDGTYIRFNRVLTNMIADITKELGAFRCSQPGLYYFSFTAMAPSQGSCRISLRRNRIPMVTAFASNNGFSWISSGAVLYLSQGDVVYLYLEDGAIHESSVPNRAFTSFSGFTVSTDSLMARNGPVVDVTEGPLPSPDPYDDIEERMYRVKLAKNATTAASHS